One window of Papaver somniferum cultivar HN1 chromosome 9, ASM357369v1, whole genome shotgun sequence genomic DNA carries:
- the LOC113308462 gene encoding cilia- and flagella-associated protein 20-like gives MFKNTFQSGFLSILYSLGSKPLQIWDKEVVNGQIKRIQDEDIQSNVLEIVGSNVQSTYITCPADPAATVGIKLPFLVIIVKNSKKYFTFEIQVLDDKNVRRRFRASNFQASTRVKPFICTMPLRLDEGWNQIQLNLADFTRRAYGTNYVETLRVQVHANCRLRRIYFSDRLYSEEELPPEFKLYLPTQKS, from the exons ATGTTTAAGAAcacttttcaatcaggatttctATCTATTCTGTACAGCCTTGG gaGTAAACCTCTGCAGATTTGGGATAAAGAAG TTGTGAATGGTCAGATTAAAAGAATACAAGATGAGGACATCCAGTCTAATGTCCTTGAGATTGTTGGGTCGAATGTACAATCGACTTACATTACGTGCCCTGCAGATCCTGCTGCAACAGTTGGTATAAAGCTTCCGTTCTTGGTGATTATTGTGAAGAATTCGAAGAAATATTTCACATTTGAGATTCAAGTGCTGGATGACAAGAATGTCAGGAGACGCTTCAGAGCTTCTAATTTTCAA GCGTCAACCCGCGTTAAACCTTTTATCTGCACCATGCCGTTGAGGTTGGATGAGGGATGGAATCAGATCCAGTTGAATCTTGCCGATTTTACGAGAAGAGCTTATGGAACTAACTATGTCGAGACACTCCGAGTGCAAGTTCACGCTAATTGCCGTCTAAGAAGGATATATTTTTCCGACCGCCTTTATTCAGAGGAGGAGCTCCCACCAGAATTCAAGCTTTATCTTCCAACACAG AAGTCATAG
- the LOC113313643 gene encoding 60S ribosomal protein L7a-1-like, whose protein sequence is MAPKRGVKAPVAVKNKTDKVVNPCFEKRPKQFGIGGALPPKKDLHRFVKWPKVVRIQRQRRILKQRLKVPPALNQFTKTLDKNIATNLFKMLLKYRPEDKAAKKERLLKRAQAESEGKTVEAKKPIVVKYGLNHITYLIEQNKAQLVVIAHDVDPIELVVWLPALCRKMEIPYAIVKGKARLGAIVHKKTASALCLTSVKNEDKMDFSKIVEAIKANFNDKFDEHRKKWGGGIMGSKSQAKTKAKERVLAKEAAQRLN, encoded by the exons ATG GCTCCCAAAAGAGGGGTGAAGGCACCAGTGGCGGTGAAGAATAAGACT GATAAGGTTGTGAATCCTTGTTTTGAAAAGCGTCCAAAACAGTTTGGCATTGGTGGTGCGTTGCCTCCAAAAAAGGATTTGCATAGGTTCGTGAAATGGCCAAAAGTTGTCCGCATTCAGCGTCAGAGGAGGATACTCAAGCAACGTTTGAAGGTTCCACCTGCTTTGAACCAGTTCACTAAAACCCTAGACAAAAACATTG CTACAAACCtattcaaaatgttgctcaagtaCCGTCCAGAGGATAAGGCTGCTAAGAAGGAAAGACTATTGAAAAGAGCACAGGCTGAATCAGAAGGAAAGACTGTCGAGGCAAAGAAGCCGATTGTTGTGAAATATGGGCTTAACCACATTACCTACCTCATTGAGCAG AACAAGGCCCAGTTGGTGGTTATTGCACATGATGTGGATCCCATCGAGCTTGTTGTCTGGTTACCTGCTTTGTGCCGAAAGATGGAAATCCCATATGCTATTGTGAAGGGCAAGGCTCGTCTTGGAGCG ATTGTCCATAAGAAAACTGCCAGCGCACTGTGCCTAACATCAGTTAAGAACGAGGACAAGATGGACTTTAGCAAGATTGTAGAGGCAATTAAG GCTAACTTCAATGATAAGTTCGACGAACACCGAAAGAAGTGGGGTGGTGGTATTATGGGTTCCAAGTCACAAGCAAAGACCAAGGCTAAGGAAAGAGTCTTAGCAAAGGAAGCTGCACAAAGGTTGAATTAG